The DNA segment TTGGTCGCGCACCAGACGTTCCGCTTCCCGGCGGTTCGACTCCAGCCGCTCACCGCGCTCACGGTTGAAATCCTCCCTGCCTCCCAGACTCTCCACGGCGCGCTCCGCCTCCCTGCGCCGTTCCTGGCGGTTCTCCCGGAAGCGCTCGGAGATTTCCGGACGGAGTTTTCCGTCCCGCTCGATGGAGACATTTTCAAGGCGTTCCCGCACGCGGGACGGCCGCAGGGCGCTGTTCCATGGAGCGTCGATGCGTGGTCCGGCGATGCGCAGCTCATCTCCGGAAACACGCGGACGCATTTCCAGCGGGTCGCGGCCCGGCCGACGCATCTGGTCACGGCTGAGCCGGTAAAAGGGAAGGGGTGCGGACACTTGGTCACGCACACGGCGGTACTCCGGACCGCCGCAGATGACGTCGCGGTTCCGCCAGTGGATGTTGGTGATGTTGCGGGTGTTGCGGAACAGGTCGTTGTTCCGGGAAAACGGCAGGCAGTGGCTGCGGATGGGGGAGGAAAAGTTCTTCACCAGCACGAAGCTGAACCAGGACGAACTGATGCTGAACTCCACGTCGATGTTGTTCCCCCAGGTCCGTCCGCGCCAGGCGAGCGTCTCCGGCGGCAGCGGCGCCCAGCCGATGGTGTCACCGCTTTCCCGCCAGGAAACCCAGGCGGGCGCCCACTCGTCACCCGGCACCCACACCCAGCCATGGCCGCGCACCAGCGCCCAGCGTCCGTAGTGGTAGCACGCCCAGCCGAACGGCTCATCCGACATCCAGGTCCAACCCCGGTCCGTGCAGGCCCAGCGGCCTACGGTGTAGGGCCGCCAGCCGGAGGACCGGACCGCGGCGGGCTGATAGACGTAGCCGTAGTCCACTGTCTCGATCCATGAGCCGTAGGCGGAGAGAGGCTCGTAGAAAGTCGTGTAGTCCGCTACCGGCAGCGCATCCAGCGGCGCGTCCTCGATGTAGCCGGAGCCGATCGCCTCGCGCCCTGCCAGATCCAGCTCGCGGTCATCCAAGTCCTGCTCCCGGCCGGTCATGTCGCGCTGCTTCGCGTCCAGGTCCGTCTCCATCTGCTCCACGCGTCCCTGCCGTGCGGCCAGATCCCGCTCCCGCTTTGCCAGCTCCGCCTCCGCGGCGGCCTTGTCCCCGGCCTGTCTGGCCAACTCCTCCCTTTCCAGGTCGAGCGCGGCGCGTTCCCGCTCGATCTCATACCGCTCACGCGCCACGCGTTCGTTTTCCAGTTGTTGCTGGAGTTCGTCCGCCTTGCGCTGGAGGTCGTTGACTTTGGCATCGGCGTCACCGGATTTCCGGTCACAGCCGGTGGTGGCGAGGAGGGAGAGGACCGTGAAGGTCGCAGCGATCGGGGTTTTCATGGCAGAGAGTTTGGTTACGGTGGATGGGACGGAACCACCAGGGGGCAATATTCACCCGGAAATCCGTCCGGTGAAAATATTTTGTTGGGACCACCTGTGGGGGGGAATTCGCTCACGGAACGGGCGGGGGGGCGGATGGGAAAACCGGTTACCTCCATCGTGGTGGAATCTCACCTCTGCCCCAGCACGGCGATCTCGAAATCCACCCGCGCGGGGCCCGCTTTTCCTCCCGGGATTTCGTTCCTCACCACTTTCGTGCCCAGCAGTTGCTCCATCATCCGCTGTTCCATTGCGACGGCACGGGGGTATCTGTCGAACACCCGCTGCAGGGGGTGGTGATATTCCTCGATCCGGAAGCCCTTCGCTGGATCATACTTGCAGCGGCCGAAGCAGCCGCTCTTCTCCCGCAGGCCCGCCAGCAACGTCGCCTTCTCCACCAAAGATTTCGCCTTCGAAAGCTTCGGCAGCCATTCCTCCTGCTGGTGCTGGAAATACTGGAACAGCACCCGCTCCGGCGCGCTGTCGCCGAAAATCGGCCGCAGGCTCTCCAGCACATCCAGCATGAATGCCGCGCCCGCCTCCGGAAACAGCACGTCCGCCTTTCCTGTCAGACGGTAGAAAATCTCCGGTCGCCCAACCTCCGTGCGCGGGATGCGGGAGCGTTCCAGATAGCCCAGGTCTTTCAGATCCTCGCAGTACTGCTTCACCGCCATGTAGCTGGCGTCGATCCTACGGGCCAGTTCGCTCACCGGCAGGCCGCCGGAAATCTTCAACTCCCCGATGGTGGCGACCCATTGGGGTTTCACGAGATCCCGGAAGCCTGCGCGAAACATGGAAGTTCCGTGAGTCTGGTCCGATGCGCTCCGGACGCAACCTGGAAAATCAGGCGTGTGGCCGGATCAATGGCGCACCCGGACGGGGATCATGGCCGGCTTGAACTTCGGGTTCAGGCGGGCGGCCTCCTCCCCGGCACGCTTCAGCAGCGCGATGAGGGATGCGGTGATGAAATATTCCTTGAGCAGCACTTCGCGGCTCTCCCCGTTGCGGGTCTTGCGGTTCACTTTCATGACATTCAGGTTTCTATCAGACCGGGCATCATTTCCCGGATGGTGGACTGATAGACCGGGTATTCCACTCCGCAAATGGAAGATGGCTTTTGCTTTGTAATGCTCCGGCGGCCTACTTCTCCTTGTAGATAACCTGGATGGTCACCGGCTTCCTCGCATCCATGGTGAGGTTCACGGTGACTTCCCTGTCCGCGGTGGAGACGGAACGGCTGGCGGTCCGGTTCCCGCCCCAGGTGCTGCGGTTGCTGGTGGCCGCGCCGAAGCCCGCCTTGGTCAGTTCATCGTTGAAGAACGTCTCCAGGTCATCGAACGGGACGGTGGACGTCGCATTGTACATGCCCCCCGCCTTTCCGTCGGTGACGGCATGGAAGACCGTCGGCGTGCCGGAGATGGAGGGCGGGCGCGGCACCCATGCCGGCACTTCGGAAAGGTCCGTGCTGCCACCCAGCCGGGCCGTGTTGCCCGCGGAGTCCTTGAAGGAGAATCTCCCCTCCGTGATCTCCTTGTAGTTCACCGTGTATACCTCGCCGGATTTCGAGCGCACGGTGATCTCCCCTTTTTCCGGATCCGCCGAAACTTTCTCCAGATCCGGATGGGTAGCGATGATCATCTCCGCCACCGCCAGCTCCTTGTTCGCCTGGAATTCCTTGAATTTCCTCACTCCGACGAAGCCCAGCGCACCGACCACCAAAATGATGACGACGACGAGGGCACCGCAGCCGATCCCCACCCATGCCGGACCGGACAGGCCTTTCCTCGGCAGTGGCGGAACCTGTGGCGGGTGGGGTGGGCGACTGTTCATCCCGCCGATCTAGCAGAGTTGCGGGGGAGATCCAAACAGAGAATCCAGACTGGCATTTTCACCGTCCGCAGTGCCGAATGTGCGCCCACCATCCCATGTCCCTCCGCACAGGCATCCTCCTCGTCGTTTCCGGTCCGTCCGGATCCGGGAAAACCACCCTCTGCAAACGCCTCTCCCACTCCGGGGAGGCGCGGCATTCCATTTCCTGCACCACCCGCGCGCCGCGGCCGGGGGAGATCCACGGGGAGCACTACCACTTCGTCACCCTGGAGGAATTCGAGGAAAAGCTGGCCGCCGGGGAGTTCCTGGAACACGCCCTGGTCCACGGCAACCGCTACGGCACCCTGCGGTCGGAGGTGCTGGGTTATCTGGAAGCTGGGGCGGATGTCGTCATGGACATCGACGTCCAGGGAGCGGCCCAGGTCCGCGCGTCCGATGATGTGGCCATCCAGCGAGCGCTGGTGGACCTCTTTGTCATGCCGGAAAGCGAGAACGAGCTGCGCTCCCGTCTGGTAGGGCGGGGGACGGACAGTGAGGAAGTCATCGCCCTGCGGATGGAAAATGCGCTCGGTGAGATTTCCCACTGGCCGCAATACACCTACCGCCTGTTGTCACGCACGCCGGAGGAGGACTACACCCGCTTCCTGTCCCTGCTGGTCGCGGAGCGCCTGCGTATTTCGAGGACTCTTGTGGGGTAGCGTAATGGCTGCGCCATTACGGTTGGAGAAATCCTTCCCCGATCCCATGACTCCGCACGGAAAGGACGCCGTCCATGGTGGACAGGTCCCGGAGAGCAGCGTCCATTCACCCAGCCGTGATGGCGCAGTCATCCCACTACCGTATTTTGCACAACTTTTGCAGAACAATGATGTCCATTTGGCGCGGACTGCGGTGGGATCATCTTCACTCCGGGGTGTAACCCACACCACCCGCAATGAAGAAAAAACGCCATCATCATCCGGCTCTGCTCATCCTTGGACTTTCTCTGGTCAGCGCCACCGCACAGGATGCGAACCCGTTCGTGAAAAAACCCGGCGCAAAGGAATCCGCGCCGCCGCCGCCCGCCGGAGCCGCCGTCCACCGCCTGGTCGAATACATCGCCCTGCCATCCGCCGTGCTGGACCAGTGGGAGGACACGGACGGTGACGCGGCGAAGCTGCGCGCAGCGCTCCAGCCGCTCATCGACGGCGGAAAAGCCACGCCCATCCACACGCTGTTCGGCAGCGGCACACGGGAGCGCGCCATCCGTGTGGATACAATCGCCGAGCAGATCTACCCCACCGAGTTCATGCCATCCCCTCCCAACGGATGGCCCTATCCCACCGCCTTCGAGACCCGGAACATGGGCATCTCCGCCAACAGCTTCTCCGGTGCATCCGCAGACAACTCCTTCAACCTGGAATCGGAATGGGTGGTCCTGGCGGATGTCCTCTTCTACCATGAACTGGCGCGGCGCACCAGCCAGCCGGGGGATATGTTCCTGCCAAACTTCCGCACCCATACCCTCAATTGGAAGCCGGAGGGCTATCATCCGGATCCTTTTGCGGATCCTCCCGGCATGGCCACGCGGCGGGGCACCCTCCTTTCCAGCCCGACCTTCGCTCCGGGAAAAGTCCACCTCGTCAGCCGGACGGAGTTTCCCGGCCGGACCGATGGAACCACCGTCGCAGTGTTCTTCCGCGGCGATGTCCAGCCGGAAGCTCCGGCGGCAGCCCCCGCAAAGGGGCCGGACGAATACCGGATCAGCGTCCGTCTGGTGAAGATCCCGCAGCGGAAGTTTTCCGCTTGGATCCAGTCCCAGCCCACCGGCGGCATCGCCGCCACCGCGTGGGACGGTCTGGGCATCTCCGGAGGAGAAAACATCACCACCGTGACCGAGCTGGCAGGGACCAGCCGCAAGGGTGAGCGGACCGGCATCAACCAGTGGGAGGAGTACATCTATCCGACAGAATACATGCCCTACGGCTTCAGGAACCGGAACGAACCCATCTCCCCGCAACCGGAGGACGCGAAGGCGGAGATCCAGTCCACCGCCACCGCCTATGAGACACGGAACGTCGGCATGACCGCGGAGGTAAGGCTGACGGACGATGCGCGGGGCTTGTTGTTGAACGCGCAATTCCACCATGTCACGAAGCTGGGGGACACGGTGTGCCGACGCTTCCGGGATGGGAATGAGTGGCGGCCGGACATGACCATGCCGCTGTTTTCCACGTATTCCTACGAATCCACCATCCGCCCTCAGCGCGGGAAATGGATGCTCGCCAGCACCGGGTCCACCTTCACCGCACAGGGGCAGCCGGACCCGCAGGAGACCATCCTCACCTTCATCCGCATCGACTGAGGTTCCGCATGAAAGTCCCGCCCTCCCTCTCCTCGCCGGGTGCCATCCTCTGGCTCACGGGGCTGCTGGCCGCGCTGGTGTTGGCGGGCGGCGTGTTGCTCGCGCGCAGTACGGAGCGCGTCGCCTCTCCTCCGCCGGGGAACCGGGTGGACGCCACTTTCCACGCCGCCATCTCCCGCATCACGGAGATGCAGAAGCTCTGGCACGACGCGCTGGCGGAGGAGTCGATGGAGCTGCTGGACACCCGCACCCACGGGGACACTTCATGGGAATCCTCCACCGCCGGGGTCACCCGCGTCGTCATCCTGGGGGAACGTCTGAACCCCGTCCTGTTGGGGCCGCGCGGCCTCCATCCCATCCTGGAAAAGGACCGCAAGTCCGCCGCGAAGGATGCGAAGAACGCCCCCGCGCAGCCGGAACCGTGGATCATCGACATCCGCCAGCTCCTGGGCATCGGCTTCAGGGAGATCCCCGGCAGGCCGCCGCTCCACATCCGCGGCAGCGAACGCAAGGTCGTGGCCATGGTGCTGGACCCGGATGCCGCCGCCGCCGTGGTCATGAAGGATCTGGCGGACAACCCGGAGCTTTCCTTCGCCACGGAGCCGGGCCGGTTCCAGTGGCGCGCCTACGCCACCACGCGCCCACAGGAGACGGAGTCCGTGCGCCCGGATGAGATCCTGCGCCATGTCTCCCGCTTCGGCAACTTCGAGCTGCGGCGGTGGTTTCCTACCAGATCCATCGTACATTACCACGTCCCCACCGTCGCGGGTGCCTCCGCCGTGGCGGTGCTGCTGGTGGTCACCGGCATGCTCGCCGCGTCCGGCCAGCGCCGCGCCCTGCGGGTGGCGGAGGAGCGTGTCAGCTTCGTCAACCGCGTCTCCCATGAACTGCGCTCCCCGCTGACCAACCTCCTGCTCAACACGGACCTCGCCATCGACGAGCTGCCGCCATCCGGTGAAAAGGTCGGCCGCCGCCTGTCCCTCATCCGTGAGGAGACGGGCCGCCTTTCCCGCATCGTGGACAACGTGCTGGCTTTTGCCCGCCAGGAGCGCGGCGCATCCTCTGCGGAGGCCGCCCCGTGCCGCCCTGCGGAGCTGGTGGAAAGCATCCGCCGCAGCTTCACCCCGCTGCTGGAGCGCAAGGACATCCGCTGCATCTGGCACGTGGACCTGCCCGGCCCTCACCCCGTTGATGGCGACGCGTTTTCCCAGATCCTCTCCAACCTCCTTTCCAACGTGGAGAAATACGCCGGTCCCGGGGCCACCTGCCACATCACCGGGGAGGCGGCGGGCGGCACCCTCACCCTCACCGTGGCGGATGACGGACCGGGTGTGCCCGCTGTAGCGCGGGAAAAGATCTTCCGCCCCTTCGGGCGTGCACGGGAAGGCACCCGTGAAGGCGTCAGCGGCACCGGCCTGGGCCTGTCCATCAGCCGGGACCTCGCCGCCCGCATGGGCGGCACCCTGGAGCTGCTGCCCTCCGTGAAGGGAGCCGTTTTCCGTCTCGTCATCCCCACCACTGGAAAGGAGACTGGCGCATGCTGATCCTGGTGGCGGAGGACGATGAAGTGACGCGGGAGGCCATCCGCGACCTCCTCACGGCGGAGGGCCACCAGGTGCTGGAGGCCGCGGACGGCACCGCCGCCATCGACGCATGGCGCAACGGCAGGCCGGAGCTGGTCCTGCTGGACATCATGATGCCCGGTGCCAGCGGCTACGATGTCTGTCGTACCATCCGCCGGGAGGACTCCGGCGTGCCGCTCGCCTTTCTTTCCGCGAAGTCTGAGGAGGTTGACATCGTCCTCGGTCTGGAGCTGGGCGCGGACGACTTCATCCGCAAGCCCTTCGGCAAGCACGAGCTGCTCGCCCGCGTCCGCGCCCTCGTCCGGCGGAAAGAACCCGCCACTTCCGCGCAGGAGTCGTTTCCCATCGGCCCGTGGCGCATCCTCCCGCGCCACCAGAAGGCTGAGCGCGACGGCCACCCGTGCGTGGATCTCACCGCACGGGAAGTCTCCATCCTCCACCTCTTCTCCAGCCACCCCGGGCAGGTCATCACCCGGGATGAACTCCTCAACCGCTGCTGGGGCATGGAGTATTTCCCGGAGTCCCGCACGCTGGACCAGCACATCCTCAACCTGCGGAAAAAACTGGAGGAAGATCCGTCCGAACCCCGCTGGATCGCCACCGTCCGCGGCACAGGCTACAGGTATCCGGGGTAGCCGATTCAGGATGACCGATGTTCACCTCTCCAGCCACTCCCGGTATTGCCGCCAGTCCTCATCAATGACCGCCTTCGCATTTGCCGCATGCTCGCAGTGCTCGTCATCCGTCGGAGTGCCGCAGCATCCCACCTTGATCGTGAACCCCGGATACTCCGCTCCGGCGATGATCCCATGGTAGTCCAGCGTCGCGCGGTCGATCTCCGCACGCAGCCTCCCCACATCCCCTGCGGCCAGTTTCAGCGCCGCCAGCCGCACTCGGTCCTCCC comes from the Luteolibacter sp. SL250 genome and includes:
- a CDS encoding response regulator transcription factor, whose amino-acid sequence is MLILVAEDDEVTREAIRDLLTAEGHQVLEAADGTAAIDAWRNGRPELVLLDIMMPGASGYDVCRTIRREDSGVPLAFLSAKSEEVDIVLGLELGADDFIRKPFGKHELLARVRALVRRKEPATSAQESFPIGPWRILPRHQKAERDGHPCVDLTAREVSILHLFSSHPGQVITRDELLNRCWGMEYFPESRTLDQHILNLRKKLEEDPSEPRWIATVRGTGYRYPG
- the gmk gene encoding guanylate kinase, giving the protein MSLRTGILLVVSGPSGSGKTTLCKRLSHSGEARHSISCTTRAPRPGEIHGEHYHFVTLEEFEEKLAAGEFLEHALVHGNRYGTLRSEVLGYLEAGADVVMDIDVQGAAQVRASDDVAIQRALVDLFVMPESENELRSRLVGRGTDSEEVIALRMENALGEISHWPQYTYRLLSRTPEEDYTRFLSLLVAERLRISRTLVG
- a CDS encoding HAMP domain-containing sensor histidine kinase produces the protein MKVPPSLSSPGAILWLTGLLAALVLAGGVLLARSTERVASPPPGNRVDATFHAAISRITEMQKLWHDALAEESMELLDTRTHGDTSWESSTAGVTRVVILGERLNPVLLGPRGLHPILEKDRKSAAKDAKNAPAQPEPWIIDIRQLLGIGFREIPGRPPLHIRGSERKVVAMVLDPDAAAAVVMKDLADNPELSFATEPGRFQWRAYATTRPQETESVRPDEILRHVSRFGNFELRRWFPTRSIVHYHVPTVAGASAVAVLLVVTGMLAASGQRRALRVAEERVSFVNRVSHELRSPLTNLLLNTDLAIDELPPSGEKVGRRLSLIREETGRLSRIVDNVLAFARQERGASSAEAAPCRPAELVESIRRSFTPLLERKDIRCIWHVDLPGPHPVDGDAFSQILSNLLSNVEKYAGPGATCHITGEAAGGTLTLTVADDGPGVPAVAREKIFRPFGRAREGTREGVSGTGLGLSISRDLAARMGGTLELLPSVKGAVFRLVIPTTGKETGAC